In Erpetoichthys calabaricus chromosome 6, fErpCal1.3, whole genome shotgun sequence, one genomic interval encodes:
- the LOC114653070 gene encoding leucine-rich repeat-containing protein 30-like, whose translation MGSNHSKDFSKEELKRQVKKTGKPAPRDDGLTSADRIRKQTTTHFGYNTLCFTMKGMKELPEPLWLLTEIEKLNLSLNSLTTISPSVKELENLVILNLGGNQLTILPVEIGLLKNLRVLFAYKNLLTDVPEELSACENLEVLSLANNCISTLPNSFSDMVCLKKLNLSHNQIVHIPTCIYSMKSLVFLHLAGNRLENIADKIEQLVNLKILIVEGNAIHILPKALCSLTCLELLNVDFNDIQNVPTELYLLRRLKRLACHPLDKGLHIIHNPLLKPLLEVLNGGLHALFNYLKSM comes from the coding sequence ATGGGATCTAATCATTCTAAAGATTTTTCTAAGGAGGAGCTGAAGAGGCAGGTGAAAAAAACGGGGAAACCAGCTCCCAGAGATGATGGGCTAACATCCGCAGACAGGATAAGGAAACAGACGACAACCCACTTTGGATACAATACCTTATGCTTCACCATGAAAGGAATGAAAGAACTTCCTGAACCCTTGTGGCTGCTGACAGAAATTGAAAAGCTTAACCTTTCGCTAAACTCTCTCACCACAATCTCACCCTCGGTCAAGGAACTTGAAAATCTTGTGATCTTGAACCTGGGGGGAAACCAGCTGACCATCCTGCCGGTGGAGATTGGCTTGCTGAAGAATCTCAGGGTGCTGTTTGCTTATAAGAACCTCTTGACAGATGTACCTGAAGAACTTAGTGCCTGTGAAAACCTAGAGGTCCTTAGCCTGGCCAACAATTGCATCTCCACTCTTCCAAATAGCTTTTCTGACATGGTCTGCCTCAAGAAGCTCAACCTCAGTCATAATCAAATAGTTCACATTCCCACCTGCATTTATAGCATGAAAAGTCTCGTCTTCTTGCACCTTGCCGGCAACCGTCTAGAAAACATTGCTGATAAGATTGAGCAGCTGGTTAACCTCAAAATTTTAATTGTCGAGGGCAATGCCATTCACATTTTGCCTAAAGCTCTATGTTCCCTCACCTGCCTGGAACTCCTCAATGTCGATTTTAATGACATTCAGAATGTGCCTACTGAACTTTATCTGCTAAGAAGGCTGAAGAGACTTGCTTGTCATCCTTTGGACAAAGGGCTTCATATTATTCACAATCCCCTACTCAAGCCTTTGCTCGAGGTTTTAAATGGGGGTTTACATGCTCTCTTTAATTATCTTAAATCAATGTAA